The following nucleotide sequence is from Halobacillus mangrovi.
GGCACTTCTTTAACCCGAAACCCTTTTCTCACAAGGTTCAGGGTAAGGACTTGTGCATAGTTGTAGTCATGGATAATTTCAGCATGCTCCATCGCCTGTCTTGAGAAGGCACGCATCCCCGATTGACCGTCGTAAATCCATTTTCCAAGCAGCACCGATTGTAAAAAGGTAAAGAAGTAGTTCCCTAATCGGCGATGCAATCTCATCCCTTGAATGGTCCCTAAAAATCTTGACCCCATCGTATAGTCGTAATCTCCCTCAAGGATTGGCTGAATCAATTCGGGTATTTCCCAGGCCGGATACTCATTATCCGCATCAATCATGACACCGATATCAGCTCCTAATTGATATGACTGCTTCAAAGCTTCTCGTACAGAAGCCCCTAACCCTTTATTTTCGGTATGTGAAAATATGTGA
It contains:
- a CDS encoding glycosyltransferase family 2 protein — encoded protein: MKQKVIVFLPAHNEEESIAEVIQKIPRNFHPLIKVEVLVINDGSTDKTVEIAREAGADHIFSHTENKGLGASVREALKQSYQLGADIGVMIDADNEYPAWEIPELIQPILEGDYDYTMGSRFLGTIQGMRLHRRLGNYFFTFLQSVLLGKWIYDGQSGMRAFSRQAMEHAEIIHDYNYAQVLTLNLVRKGFRVKEVPITYQVRSKGQSFIKFRAYMTSVLPAIVKEMSRPLKKVEIKRRPLELKGSAQSKAE